In one window of Vanessa atalanta chromosome 10, ilVanAtal1.2, whole genome shotgun sequence DNA:
- the LOC125066693 gene encoding uncharacterized protein LOC125066693 isoform X2, translating to MNLMFRKNFSTEKTVSGGGGGGKAKGALGAGRNAKRRDRERYSCMEEHHYRTHLFFSAPRASTQYNDGSERCGPVIGGGTGPEPEPPQPLVTREPSVSLMRWEKPATTERRRTEPVSLATLERDCFVIPAHALERFLPDGVPLPVPPPTPEKGITTKNAQNSLSILEVADPKLCILAHLMSPLEPIEPILESPLAKPLMKQKTAAGELLNDVAHANTAVGGMLLANMERNAEFPFISYYVINTTQTDPLLFYNNMRSASLSKFDPKTIRYSAAHTLDLYSEVAMICRPPFNDLAGGPKKSHTPTTGFIISVYKVFEGDDGERFERNWLYWTGARMIYRHLPHSVGMRKIALHKSVAAHGDKMYLLVCECANLLDDLSGASMLVTALRARLCGYTGLYRPIQTF from the exons ATGAATTTGATGTTTCGAAAGAACTTCAGCACCGAGAAGACGGTCTCGGGGGGAGGTGGCGGGGGGAAGGCAAAAGGGGCACTAGGAGCGGGCAGGAACGCGAAGCGACGGGACCGGGAGCGCTACTCGTGCATGGAGGAACACCATTATAGAACCCACTTGTTCTTCTCAGCACCTAGGGCCAGTACGCAGTATAACGATGGCTCAG AACGATGTGGTCCAGTTATCGGCGGTGGGACGGGCCCAGAGCCGGAGCCTCCACAGCCGCTCGTCACCCGCGAGCCTTCGGTTTCTCTCATGCGATGGGAGAAACCGGCTACCACCGAGCGAAGACGAACGGAACCAGTATCATTGGCTACTCTGGAACGAGACTGCTTCGTGATCCCTGCACACGCTTTAGAGCGGTTCTTGCCTGATGGTGTACCA TTACCAGTGCCTCCTCCAACACCAGAGAAGGGAATCACGACAAAAAATGCCCAAAATTCGCTAAGTATTCTCGAGGTCGCCGATCCAAAGCTTTGTATATTGGCACATTTGATGAGCCCCTTAGAACCAATAGAGCCTATACTAGAATCTCCACTTGCCAAACCTTTGATGAAACAAAAAACTGCCGCAGGCGAGTTATTGAATGACGTGGCGCATGCCAATACAGCTGTCGGAGGAATGCTACTTGCTAACATGGAGAGGAACGCGGAATTCCCATTCATATCTTATTACGTGATAAATACAACACAAACGGATCCActgttattttacaataacatgAGAAGTGCCTCGCTGTCGAAGTTTGATCCAAAAACGATTAGATATTCGGCGGCTCACACGTTGGACCTTTACAGTGAGGTTGCGATGATATGCAGACCCCCGTTCAATGATCTCGCTGGCGGACCAAAGAAATCACATACACCTACTACTGGATTTATTATAAGTGTTTATAAG GTCTTCGAAGGTGATGATGGGGAACGGTTCGAACGGAACTGGCTGTACTGGACCGGTGCCCGCATGATATACCGCCACCTGCCACACTCCGTGGGGATGAGGAAGATCGCACTGCACAAGTCGGTGGCGGCACACGGCGACAAGATGTATCTGTTGGTGTGCGAGTGCGCTAATTTGTTGGACGACTTATCCGGCGCGTCCATGTTAGTAACGGCTCTACGTGCACGCCTATGCGGGTACACGGGCCTCTACCGGCCGATCCAGACTTTCTAG
- the LOC125066693 gene encoding uncharacterized protein LOC125066693 isoform X1 — MNLMFRKNFSTEKTVSGGGGGGKAKGALGAGRNAKRRDRERYSCMEEHHYRTHLFFSAPRASTQYNDGSGKSGKRCGPVIGGGTGPEPEPPQPLVTREPSVSLMRWEKPATTERRRTEPVSLATLERDCFVIPAHALERFLPDGVPLPVPPPTPEKGITTKNAQNSLSILEVADPKLCILAHLMSPLEPIEPILESPLAKPLMKQKTAAGELLNDVAHANTAVGGMLLANMERNAEFPFISYYVINTTQTDPLLFYNNMRSASLSKFDPKTIRYSAAHTLDLYSEVAMICRPPFNDLAGGPKKSHTPTTGFIISVYKVFEGDDGERFERNWLYWTGARMIYRHLPHSVGMRKIALHKSVAAHGDKMYLLVCECANLLDDLSGASMLVTALRARLCGYTGLYRPIQTF, encoded by the exons ATGAATTTGATGTTTCGAAAGAACTTCAGCACCGAGAAGACGGTCTCGGGGGGAGGTGGCGGGGGGAAGGCAAAAGGGGCACTAGGAGCGGGCAGGAACGCGAAGCGACGGGACCGGGAGCGCTACTCGTGCATGGAGGAACACCATTATAGAACCCACTTGTTCTTCTCAGCACCTAGGGCCAGTACGCAGTATAACGATGGCTCAGGTAAATCGGGAA AACGATGTGGTCCAGTTATCGGCGGTGGGACGGGCCCAGAGCCGGAGCCTCCACAGCCGCTCGTCACCCGCGAGCCTTCGGTTTCTCTCATGCGATGGGAGAAACCGGCTACCACCGAGCGAAGACGAACGGAACCAGTATCATTGGCTACTCTGGAACGAGACTGCTTCGTGATCCCTGCACACGCTTTAGAGCGGTTCTTGCCTGATGGTGTACCA TTACCAGTGCCTCCTCCAACACCAGAGAAGGGAATCACGACAAAAAATGCCCAAAATTCGCTAAGTATTCTCGAGGTCGCCGATCCAAAGCTTTGTATATTGGCACATTTGATGAGCCCCTTAGAACCAATAGAGCCTATACTAGAATCTCCACTTGCCAAACCTTTGATGAAACAAAAAACTGCCGCAGGCGAGTTATTGAATGACGTGGCGCATGCCAATACAGCTGTCGGAGGAATGCTACTTGCTAACATGGAGAGGAACGCGGAATTCCCATTCATATCTTATTACGTGATAAATACAACACAAACGGATCCActgttattttacaataacatgAGAAGTGCCTCGCTGTCGAAGTTTGATCCAAAAACGATTAGATATTCGGCGGCTCACACGTTGGACCTTTACAGTGAGGTTGCGATGATATGCAGACCCCCGTTCAATGATCTCGCTGGCGGACCAAAGAAATCACATACACCTACTACTGGATTTATTATAAGTGTTTATAAG GTCTTCGAAGGTGATGATGGGGAACGGTTCGAACGGAACTGGCTGTACTGGACCGGTGCCCGCATGATATACCGCCACCTGCCACACTCCGTGGGGATGAGGAAGATCGCACTGCACAAGTCGGTGGCGGCACACGGCGACAAGATGTATCTGTTGGTGTGCGAGTGCGCTAATTTGTTGGACGACTTATCCGGCGCGTCCATGTTAGTAACGGCTCTACGTGCACGCCTATGCGGGTACACGGGCCTCTACCGGCCGATCCAGACTTTCTAG